The DNA region CTCGAAGTACGAGCGCCGTGCCGCCTCCTCCACGATGTTGGGCGATTGCCGCCACGGGTCCACGTTGGCGCCGGGCCGGACGAGCTTGTTCAGCAGGATCTTGATCTTCCTGCTGGCCGTGGCCGCAATGCAGTAGGGCATGTTCCGGTACGAATCGAGATGGCAGTACATGCCGCTGGTGTGGGGCACGGAGCGATACAGGCGGAAGATGTCCTGAAACGCCGTGCGGAACAGGGTGCCGTTGATCTTCCAGCGGTAGGGCGTGCGGCAGGAGAGCTCCACCACGCGGTTGTCCGAGAACACCTCGTGCGGATTGAAGAACCGTCTGTTGATGGCGTAGTAGCTGAGGGCGTCGTCCATGCCCACGGAGTAGACGACCTCGAACTCCTTGTAGGTTCTGGGCCGGAACGCCTTGAGCATGTCCAGATAGACCTGCCGGCGGTTGTGCGCCGCATCCTGCAGCTCCGGACTGAGCGCCGGGTTGGTGGGCATGGCCAGCGCCTTCCTGTCGATAACCTTGACACACGTTCCGTGGATGAGCGGTTTCTGCGGCAGTTGGTTGCCCTTGAGCAGCACGTCGGAAAAGAAGCCGCCGAGGATCACGTCCTTCTCATGCAGGCCCATGCGCCGCCAGGCGCTGAGCACGTGGGAGTGGATGAAGAAGTTGTCGAAGCCGGCCAGCTCGGAGCAGGCGTCGATGTGGTCCAGGTAGTAGTCGGAGTTCTGGGTGTACAGCCGGAACTTCAGCTCGGCCACCTCGGCGATGCGTTCCGCCAGGGCGCTTTCGCGGTTTGCGGACTCGGAAAAGGTGAGGGCCTCCACCTTGGGGTTGCCGTGCAGCAGGCTGGCCACCACGCGGGAGTCGCTTCCTCCGCTGAGCAGGATGCCGATGGCGTCGTAGTCCTGGTCCACCTGCCTTACGTTGCTTTCGGTAATGCGGCGCAGCTCGGCGGCGCACTCCTCCAGGGTAAAATCGATGCGCTCCGGCTCCACAGGCAACCAGTAGCTGGCAATTGTGAGCCGGGCGTCCTGGCCGCGGCGTAGTTCCGAGGCGGGCGGCATTGTCCTGATGTTTTCAAGCAGGGTGTACGGCGAGGTCGGCGTCTTGAACAGGATGCACTCGGCGATGGACACGGGGTCGAGTGCATCCTGGCCCGAAAGGTCCGCCACGATGTTGATCTGCGTGCCGCAACAGAAGGCCGGCTCGCCGCGCCGCGTGTACTCGGTGTGGTAGATAGGCGTGAACTCCAGCATGTCCGTGGCGAGGAGCACGTTCCCGGTGGATTTCTGCACGGCCAGAAGCGCGAAGGGACCGTTGAAATGGTCCTTCCAGCAGATCGTCTGCTGGCTTTCGAAGGCCTGCGCAACCAGAGCGGCGAGGGCCGGCTCGTTTTCTGCCGCACCGGGTGTGGCGCAGTGGCGGCCCAGAAATGACGGGCTGCCCAGCAGTATCAGCAGCAGGTCCGGGCCCTCGA from Oceanidesulfovibrio marinus includes:
- a CDS encoding asparagine synthase-related protein; the protein is MNDFFFSTNPDDADLLESLIKRRCDDTCAIVTRTGAWGVFGSIHRISTAHTFIEGPDLLLILLGSPSFLGRHCATPGAAENEPALAALVAQAFESQQTICWKDHFNGPFALLAVQKSTGNVLLATDMLEFTPIYHTEYTRRGEPAFCCGTQINIVADLSGQDALDPVSIAECILFKTPTSPYTLLENIRTMPPASELRRGQDARLTIASYWLPVEPERIDFTLEECAAELRRITESNVRQVDQDYDAIGILLSGGSDSRVVASLLHGNPKVEALTFSESANRESALAERIAEVAELKFRLYTQNSDYYLDHIDACSELAGFDNFFIHSHVLSAWRRMGLHEKDVILGGFFSDVLLKGNQLPQKPLIHGTCVKVIDRKALAMPTNPALSPELQDAAHNRRQVYLDMLKAFRPRTYKEFEVVYSVGMDDALSYYAINRRFFNPHEVFSDNRVVELSCRTPYRWKINGTLFRTAFQDIFRLYRSVPHTSGMYCHLDSYRNMPYCIAATASRKIKILLNKLVRPGANVDPWRQSPNIVEEAARRSYFEADLNTEAFRDGVGGAIDVPTLIRSTPPKPLLIVMQIARYLQTHTPPPRS